From one Xiphophorus hellerii strain 12219 chromosome 18, Xiphophorus_hellerii-4.1, whole genome shotgun sequence genomic stretch:
- the LOC116707942 gene encoding neurexophilin-1-like, protein MMLVLCQLETQSNFTFVNSSSPQPHRDQEEHLQKIWGLQSRTVVQNSKVLNNPSVPLSKQRLWEIPKSKSNPSVKIKLQPTTNVQGLSKPSRLFSWGDFYSNIKTVKLNLLIMGKIVDHGNSSLGVYFRHNSTGVGNVSVSLVPPMKEVAFDLERQSVVHPKESKTFNCRVDYEKTERSKKVMLCNYDPSKTCDQEQTQSHITWMCSKPFQVICVYMSFYSTDYRLVQKVCPDYSSQVPPYLPTG, encoded by the exons ATGATG CTGGTTCTCTGTCAACTTGAGACTCAGAGCAACTTCACCTTCGTGAACTCATCATCACCTCAACCCCACAGAGACCAAGAGGAGCATCTCCAGAAAATCTGGGGCCTTCAGTCCAGGACTGTTGTCCAGAACTCCAAAGTCCTCAACAATCCCTCGGTTCCTCTATCGAAGCAGAGGCTTTGGGAAATCCCCAAGTCCAAGTCCAACCCATCGGTAAAAATTAAGCTTCAGCCCACCACGAACGTTCAAGGACTCTCCAAACCGTCGAGGTTGTTCAGCTGGGGCGACTTTTACTCCAACATCAAAACCGTCAAGCTGAATTTGCTGATAATGGGGAAGATCGTGGATCACGGCAACAGCTCTCTCGGCGTCTACTTCCGTCACAACTCCACGGGTGTTGGCAACGTGTCGGTCAGCCTGGTCCCGCCCATGAAGGAGGTGGCGTTCGACCTGGAGCGCCAGAGCGTGGTCCACCCCAAGGAGTCGAAGACGTTCAACTGCAGGGTGGACTACGAGAAAACCGAACGCAGCAAGAAGGTGATGCTGTGCAACTACGACCCGTCGAAGACGTGCGACCAAGAACAAACCCAGAGCCACATCACCTGGATGTGCTCCAAGCCTTTCCAGGTCATCTGCGTCTACATGTCGTTCTACAGCACGGATTACAGGCTGGTCCAGAAGGTCTGTCCGGACTACAGCTCCCAGGTCCCACCCTACCTGCCCACAGGGTAA